One segment of Lytechinus variegatus isolate NC3 chromosome 13, Lvar_3.0, whole genome shotgun sequence DNA contains the following:
- the LOC121426690 gene encoding sushi, von Willebrand factor type A, EGF and pentraxin domain-containing protein 1-like — MATLAIDKDHLIECKATNLDNSKTTTCSFIISVKRVPCQGLDPPSNGALACNLWTGGTFCSIYCNEAFDIPRSSLEVPENYVCDISGQWNPHDTVPDCTETRNGRRINLPSEVHYYSGSCGTNQTNLQIASAFLNAFQLSGFSSICTDNDGCAVENVQVTCGPIDGGNGRRKRDLVQRKYGHKEGPVKKLEKREISEYRFTVRFWFGRNLTVTEDQDPFDAVLDSEGEMIDLVETLVENGDLDLGSTVSGVSLDLDKSSVSFELAELLCDPPYTANNDDYYCVPCGRGFHYDNETQECLQCEVGTYQDSHAQFTCQQCPEGQSTLDVGSVNITQCRDICQPGQSSDSGLAPCYPCQIGSYQEELYSTECVTCPNGRSTKSKGSNSYLDCIGFHSMTMNYCRNGVLVCSSKGRQRKLQAYPDSTGSPFFVSVSSTPQAACHPSEEASH; from the exons ATGGCAACCCTGGCTATTGACAAGGATCATTTGATAGAATGCAAGGCAACAAACCTTGATAATTCTAAAACCACTACCTGCAGCTTCATCATAAGCGTTAAAA GAGTTCCCTGCCAAGGCCTAGATCCCCCGAGTAATGGAGCTCTGGCTTGTAACCTGTGGACTGGTGGCACATTTTGCTCAATCTATTGCAACGAAGCGTTTGACATTCCAAGATCATCTCTGGAAGTCCCTGAAAATTATGTGTGTGATATATCTGGCCAATGGAACCCACATGACACAGTACCTGACTGCACAG AGACACGGAATGGAAGGCGAATAAACCTTCCAAGTGAAGTACATTACTATAGTGGCTCCTGCGGTACTAATCAAACCAATCTACAGATCGCAAGTGCATTCCTCAATGCCTTTCAGCTTTCAGGATTTTCAAGCATCTGCACGGATAATGATGGATGTGCAGTGGAAAATGTACAGGTTACGTGTGGACCCATCGATGGAGGAAATGGACGACGGAAGCGGGATCTTGTGCAAAGGAAGTATGGACATAAGGAAGGCCCTGTGAAGAAACTAGAGAAGAGAGAAATTTCCGAATACAG GTTTACTGTCAGATTTTGGTTCGGACGAAATCTGACGGTCACTGAAGACCAAGACCCATTTGATGCAGTTTTGGACTCAGAGGGTGAAATGATCGATCTTGTGGAAACTCTCGTCGAAAATGGTGATTTGGACCTCGGATCAACTGTTTCTGGTGTTTCTTTAGATCTAGACAAATCTTCTGTCTCATTTGAGCTCGCAGAACTGCTGTGCGATCCTCCATACACAGCAaacaatgatgattattattgtg TACCATGTGGAAGGGGTTTTCATTATGACAATGAAACTCAGGAGTGTCTACAGTGTGAAGTGGGGACCTACCAAGACTCCCATGCCCAGTTCACATGTCAACAGTGCCCTGAAGGACAGTCTACACTTGATGTTGGATCCGTCAACATAACCCAGTGTAGAG ATATTTGCCAGCCCGGCCAAAGCTCAGACTCTGGACTAGCACCATGCTATCCTTGCCAGATAGGTAGCTACCAAGAGGAATTATATTCTACTGAATGCGTCACCTGCCCCAATGGCAGATCAACTAAAAGCAAAGGTTCTAATTCATATCTTGATTGTATTG GTTTCCATTCCATGACAATGAACTATTGCAGAAATGGTGTTCTCGT GTGTTCATCCAAGGGACGACAGAGAAAACTACAGGCATACCCTGACAGCACAGGCAGTCCCTTCTTTGTTTCCGTGTCATCCACCCCTCAAGCAGCCTGTCATCCATCAGAGGAAGCCTCCCATTAA